In a genomic window of Leptospira hartskeerlii:
- the rplA gene encoding 50S ribosomal protein L1, which translates to MKRGKKYRAAKEKVDATKVYPIDKAVELAQASSYSKFDGTIEIATKVNYKSLQNVRGTISLPHGTGKLVRVLVFCKGDKQNDAKNAGAEFVGDMDLIEKVAGGWTDFDACVATPDMMKEVGKLGPILGRKGLMPKPKAGTVTNDVAKAVGELKSGRIEYRPDKGGVVHLGVGKVSFDHTKLVENIRTVVQTLLRDKPSDAKGDYLKTFSVSPTMGAGVKVDVKELVNTSI; encoded by the coding sequence GTCGACGCAACTAAAGTTTATCCGATCGATAAAGCTGTAGAATTAGCTCAAGCTTCTTCTTATTCTAAATTCGATGGAACGATAGAAATCGCTACGAAAGTAAATTATAAATCTCTCCAAAACGTGAGGGGAACTATTTCTCTTCCTCACGGAACCGGTAAGCTGGTTCGGGTTCTTGTTTTCTGTAAAGGAGACAAACAAAACGACGCGAAAAACGCAGGTGCGGAATTCGTGGGCGATATGGACCTGATCGAGAAAGTTGCCGGCGGTTGGACCGACTTCGACGCTTGCGTTGCTACTCCTGATATGATGAAGGAAGTAGGTAAGCTTGGGCCGATCTTAGGACGTAAAGGTTTAATGCCTAAGCCTAAGGCTGGAACAGTGACTAACGATGTTGCGAAAGCAGTTGGCGAACTGAAATCAGGACGTATCGAATATCGTCCAGACAAAGGCGGAGTCGTTCACCTAGGTGTTGGTAAAGTCAGTTTTGATCACACCAAACTAGTAGAAAACATTCGTACAGTAGTTCAAACTCTTCTCCGGGATAAACCTTCGGATGCAAAGGGTGATTATCTGAAAACTTTCTCCGTTTCCCCAACTATGGGTGCCGGTGTGAAAGTAGACGTTAAGGAACTGGTCAACACATCCATTTAA